CGTTTTTGCCCATTTCGAAGCTGCGCGAGACGGATTCGGCCTTCTGCTGCGACGCATCCACCCGGTCCAGCGACGACTTGAGCACCGCGCCGAAGTCGACGCTGACCTTGGCGTCATCGCCCGAACCGACGCCCGCCCCAATGCCACCCACCGTCTTCGACGGCGCCAGCACGCTGTTCATCAGCGAGACCACTGAATTGGCGTTCGTAATATCCATGTGAAGACAACTCCTCTTTGCTTGTATTGCTTGCGGCGCCGCTGTTTAGCTGCCTGGGCCGGCTTTCTGGGGTGTTTCCCGTCCCGGCCGGTTGGTCGCTATGGCGCCACGGTGATGCAAAGGTAGCCGCCAGGCCGCCGTTCCCAAGCGCCCAAAAGAACGGGAAAAGGCCCTCTTCTTGCCGATTTGCTTGCGCGCCCACTGCCGATAATGGCAACCACGGAGCCATGCCCAGACATTGGGTGAGCGCTCAAGCAACGTAGTCAGTCAGGAGATTTGGGATGCCAACGACAGCCGATTCGGTTGCTGTCGCCGACACGCTCGGTACGGTGGATATGCCGGCGGTGGGCCAGGGCGCGATGACGCGCCATAAAGCGGGAGGTGCAGGTGCGCTGGGCGCCCTGGGCCCGCTCGGCCGTCTGTCGCCGCGCCTGCTGATGATGATCGGCGGTGCCGCTCTGGTGGCCGTCATTGCCGCCGCGATGCTGTGGAGCCGCGCTCCGGACTATCGCGTCCTGTACAGCAATGTGTCCGACAGCGATGGCGGGGCGATCATCGCTGCGCTGCAACAAATGAACGTGCCGTACCGCTTTGCCGAAGGCGGCACCGCCATCATGGTGCCCGAGGCGAGCGTGCATGAAGCCCGTCTGAAGCTTGCTTCGCAAGGCCTGCCCAAGGGCGGCCAGGCCGGCTTCGAGCTGATGGAGAACCAGAAATTCGGCACCAGCCAGTTTGCCGAACAAGTCAATTACCAGCGCGCCCTGGAAGGCGAGCTGGCCCGCACTATCCAGGCCATGCAGGAGGTGCAATCCGCCCGCGTGCATCTGGCCATGACCAAGCCGTCGGTGTTCGTGCGCGAACAGGCCAAGCCCAGCGCCTCGGTGCTGCTCAAGCTGTATCCGGGCCGCATGATCGACCGCTCGCAGGTGCAGGCGATTGGCCACCTGGTGTCGAGCAGCGTGCCGAACCTGCCGCTGGCCAATGTGACGGTGGTCGACCAGTCCGGCCGCCTGCTGTCGTCGTCGTTCCAGGACACCGCCTCGGGCCTCGACCCGACGCAGCTGAGCTACGTGCGCGATGTCGAGCAGGGCTATATCAAGCGCATCGAAGCCATCCTTGGCCCCGTGGTG
This is a stretch of genomic DNA from Ralstonia wenshanensis. It encodes these proteins:
- the fliE gene encoding flagellar hook-basal body complex protein FliE — translated: MDITNANSVVSLMNSVLAPSKTVGGIGAGVGSGDDAKVSVDFGAVLKSSLDRVDASQQKAESVSRSFEMGKNDVDLHDVMLSLQKANIDMQTAVQVRNKFVSAYQSIMSMSI